One window of Micropterus dolomieu isolate WLL.071019.BEF.003 ecotype Adirondacks linkage group LG13, ASM2129224v1, whole genome shotgun sequence genomic DNA carries:
- the nup54 gene encoding nucleoporin p54 isoform X4 produces MAFSFGGATSNPAATLTAPGFGAATTTAAAPATGFSFGSTNTGFGGLGAGNTTAGTFGGFGTTTTSAAAPGSSFSFAAPTNTAGSLFGNTQNKGFGFSSGLGTGTATGTGFGTGLGTTGLGGFGGFNIQPTQQQQGGLFGQQAQQPGQAQPTQLYQQVTALSAPTLLGDERDSILAKWNQLQAYWGTGKGFYSNNHPPVDFTQENPFCRFKAVGYSCVPVSKDEDGLVVLVLNKKEADVRAQQQHLVESLHKVLGSNQTLAVNVDGVKALPSDQTEVIIYVVERSPNGTSKRIPATTLFGYLEQANIKIQLTQIGVAMTVTRTELSPAQLKQLLQNAPAGVDPIIWEQAKVDNPDPEKLIPVPMVGFKELLRRLQIQEQMTKQHQTRVDIISNDISELQKNQATTVAKIAQYKRKLMDLSHRVLQVLIKQEIQRKSGYAIQVDEEHLRVQLDTIQSELNAPTQFKGRLNELMSQIRMQNHFGAVRSEERYNVDADLLREIKQHLKQQQDGLSHLISVIKDDLEDIKLIEHGLSDSGHMRGGLLS; encoded by the exons ATGGCGTTCAGTTTCGGCGGCGCCACGAGTAACCCGGCGGCAA CTCTTACAGCCCCTGGTTTTGGGGCAgccaccaccactgctgctgcacCAGCCACAGGATTTAGTTTTGGCTCCACCAACACTG GATTTGGGGGGCTGGGAGCTGGAAACACCACGGCTG GCACGTTTGGTGGTTTTGGGACGACTACAacatctgctgctgcaccaGGGTCCTCTTTTAGCTTCGCTGCTCCCACCAACACCGCAG GAAGCCTGTTTGGTAACACGCAGAACAAAGGGTTTGGGTTCTCCTCTGGGCTTGGCACTGGGACTGCTACTGGAACAGGATTTGGAACTGGATTAGGAACAACTGGCCTGGGTGGGTTTGGAGGTTTTAATATCCAGCCAACTCAGCAGCAGCAAG GAGGCTTGTTTGGTCAGCAGGCCCAGCAACCAGGTCAGGCTCAGCCCACCCAGCTTTACCAGCAGGTCACTGCTCTGTCAGCTCCCACTTTGTTAGGAGATGAGCGGGACTCCATCTTAGCCAAATGGAACCAACTGCAGGCTTACTGGGGCACTGGAAAGGGCTTCTACAGCAACAACCACCCACCTGTTGACTTCACCCAGGAGAACCCATTCTGCAGGTTCAAG gcgGTGGGCTATAGCTGCGTCCCAGTGAGTAAGGATGAGGATGGTTTAGTGGTCTTGGTTCTCAACAAAAAGGAAGCTGATGTGCGagctcagcagcagcatctgGTGGAGTCCCTCCACAAGGTCCTGGGAAGCAACCAGACACTCGCTGTCAATGTAGACGGTGTCAAAGCCCTGCCCAGTGACCA AACAGAGGTGATCATTTACGTGGTGGAGCGTTCTCCTAATGGCACATCCAAGCGGATCCCTGCCACCACACTCTTCGGTTATCTGGAGCAGGCCAACATCAAGATCCAGCTCACGCAGATTGGCGTGGCCATGACAGTCACTCGCACAGAGCTGTCCCCAGCACAACTCAAACAGCTGCTGCAAAATGCACCTGCAG GAGTGGACCCCATCATTTGGGAGCAGGCTAAGGTGGACAACCCTGACCCTGAGAA ATTAATCCCAGTGCCCATGGTGGGTTTTAAGGAGCTGCTTCGGAGGCTGCAGATCCAGGAGCAGATGACCAAACAGCACCAGACCAGAGTGGAT ATTATCTCCAATGACATCAGTGAACTGCAGAAGAACCAGGCGACCACAGTGGCCAAGATTGCTCAGTACAAGAGGAAGCTGATGGATCTCTCTCACAGGGTGCTGCAG GTCCTGATCAAACAGGAGATTCAGAGAAAAAGTGGTTATGCTATCCAAGTGGATGAAGAGCACCTCAGGGTGCAGCTGGACACCATTCAGTCCGAACTCAATGCCCCCACACAGTTCAAG GGTCGGTTAAATGAGTTAATGTCCCAAATCCGGATGCAGAATCACTTTGGAGCTGTGAGATCAGAAGAGCGCTACAATGTTGATGCAGACCTTCTCAGAGAAATCAAACAA CACTTGAAACAGCAGCAGGATGGTTTAAGTCATTTGATCAGCGTCATAAAAGATGACTTGGAAGACATCAAACTCATAGAGCATGGGCTGAGTGACAGTGGACACATGAGAGGAGGCCTCCTGAGCTGA
- the nup54 gene encoding nucleoporin p54 isoform X1, protein MAFSFGGATSNPAANTSGFSFGSFGPKTTASTAFGFGTAATTTTASSGFGTLTAPGFGAATTTAAAPATGFSFGSTNTGFGGLGAGNTTAGTFGGFGTTTTSAAAPGSSFSFAAPTNTAGSLFGNTQNKGFGFSSGLGTGTATGTGFGTGLGTTGLGGFGGFNIQPTQQQQGGLFGQQAQQPGQAQPTQLYQQVTALSAPTLLGDERDSILAKWNQLQAYWGTGKGFYSNNHPPVDFTQENPFCRFKAVGYSCVPVSKDEDGLVVLVLNKKEADVRAQQQHLVESLHKVLGSNQTLAVNVDGVKALPSDQTEVIIYVVERSPNGTSKRIPATTLFGYLEQANIKIQLTQIGVAMTVTRTELSPAQLKQLLQNAPAGVDPIIWEQAKVDNPDPEKLIPVPMVGFKELLRRLQIQEQMTKQHQTRVDIISNDISELQKNQATTVAKIAQYKRKLMDLSHRVLQVLIKQEIQRKSGYAIQVDEEHLRVQLDTIQSELNAPTQFKGRLNELMSQIRMQNHFGAVRSEERYNVDADLLREIKQHLKQQQDGLSHLISVIKDDLEDIKLIEHGLSDSGHMRGGLLS, encoded by the exons ATGGCGTTCAGTTTCGGCGGCGCCACGAGTAACCCGGCGGCAA ACACGTCCGGGTTTTCATTCGGTTCATTTGGTCCCAAAACTACAGCATCAACAGCATTTGGCTTTGGCACCGcagccaccaccaccaccgcctCATCCGGATTCGGCA CTCTTACAGCCCCTGGTTTTGGGGCAgccaccaccactgctgctgcacCAGCCACAGGATTTAGTTTTGGCTCCACCAACACTG GATTTGGGGGGCTGGGAGCTGGAAACACCACGGCTG GCACGTTTGGTGGTTTTGGGACGACTACAacatctgctgctgcaccaGGGTCCTCTTTTAGCTTCGCTGCTCCCACCAACACCGCAG GAAGCCTGTTTGGTAACACGCAGAACAAAGGGTTTGGGTTCTCCTCTGGGCTTGGCACTGGGACTGCTACTGGAACAGGATTTGGAACTGGATTAGGAACAACTGGCCTGGGTGGGTTTGGAGGTTTTAATATCCAGCCAACTCAGCAGCAGCAAG GAGGCTTGTTTGGTCAGCAGGCCCAGCAACCAGGTCAGGCTCAGCCCACCCAGCTTTACCAGCAGGTCACTGCTCTGTCAGCTCCCACTTTGTTAGGAGATGAGCGGGACTCCATCTTAGCCAAATGGAACCAACTGCAGGCTTACTGGGGCACTGGAAAGGGCTTCTACAGCAACAACCACCCACCTGTTGACTTCACCCAGGAGAACCCATTCTGCAGGTTCAAG gcgGTGGGCTATAGCTGCGTCCCAGTGAGTAAGGATGAGGATGGTTTAGTGGTCTTGGTTCTCAACAAAAAGGAAGCTGATGTGCGagctcagcagcagcatctgGTGGAGTCCCTCCACAAGGTCCTGGGAAGCAACCAGACACTCGCTGTCAATGTAGACGGTGTCAAAGCCCTGCCCAGTGACCA AACAGAGGTGATCATTTACGTGGTGGAGCGTTCTCCTAATGGCACATCCAAGCGGATCCCTGCCACCACACTCTTCGGTTATCTGGAGCAGGCCAACATCAAGATCCAGCTCACGCAGATTGGCGTGGCCATGACAGTCACTCGCACAGAGCTGTCCCCAGCACAACTCAAACAGCTGCTGCAAAATGCACCTGCAG GAGTGGACCCCATCATTTGGGAGCAGGCTAAGGTGGACAACCCTGACCCTGAGAA ATTAATCCCAGTGCCCATGGTGGGTTTTAAGGAGCTGCTTCGGAGGCTGCAGATCCAGGAGCAGATGACCAAACAGCACCAGACCAGAGTGGAT ATTATCTCCAATGACATCAGTGAACTGCAGAAGAACCAGGCGACCACAGTGGCCAAGATTGCTCAGTACAAGAGGAAGCTGATGGATCTCTCTCACAGGGTGCTGCAG GTCCTGATCAAACAGGAGATTCAGAGAAAAAGTGGTTATGCTATCCAAGTGGATGAAGAGCACCTCAGGGTGCAGCTGGACACCATTCAGTCCGAACTCAATGCCCCCACACAGTTCAAG GGTCGGTTAAATGAGTTAATGTCCCAAATCCGGATGCAGAATCACTTTGGAGCTGTGAGATCAGAAGAGCGCTACAATGTTGATGCAGACCTTCTCAGAGAAATCAAACAA CACTTGAAACAGCAGCAGGATGGTTTAAGTCATTTGATCAGCGTCATAAAAGATGACTTGGAAGACATCAAACTCATAGAGCATGGGCTGAGTGACAGTGGACACATGAGAGGAGGCCTCCTGAGCTGA
- the nup54 gene encoding nucleoporin p54 isoform X3 encodes MAFSFGGATSNPAATSTAFGFGTAATTTTASSGFGTLTAPGFGAATTTAAAPATGFSFGSTNTGFGGLGAGNTTAGTFGGFGTTTTSAAAPGSSFSFAAPTNTAGSLFGNTQNKGFGFSSGLGTGTATGTGFGTGLGTTGLGGFGGFNIQPTQQQQGGLFGQQAQQPGQAQPTQLYQQVTALSAPTLLGDERDSILAKWNQLQAYWGTGKGFYSNNHPPVDFTQENPFCRFKAVGYSCVPVSKDEDGLVVLVLNKKEADVRAQQQHLVESLHKVLGSNQTLAVNVDGVKALPSDQTEVIIYVVERSPNGTSKRIPATTLFGYLEQANIKIQLTQIGVAMTVTRTELSPAQLKQLLQNAPAGVDPIIWEQAKVDNPDPEKLIPVPMVGFKELLRRLQIQEQMTKQHQTRVDIISNDISELQKNQATTVAKIAQYKRKLMDLSHRVLQVLIKQEIQRKSGYAIQVDEEHLRVQLDTIQSELNAPTQFKGRLNELMSQIRMQNHFGAVRSEERYNVDADLLREIKQHLKQQQDGLSHLISVIKDDLEDIKLIEHGLSDSGHMRGGLLS; translated from the exons ATGGCGTTCAGTTTCGGCGGCGCCACGAGTAACCCGGCGGCAA CATCAACAGCATTTGGCTTTGGCACCGcagccaccaccaccaccgcctCATCCGGATTCGGCA CTCTTACAGCCCCTGGTTTTGGGGCAgccaccaccactgctgctgcacCAGCCACAGGATTTAGTTTTGGCTCCACCAACACTG GATTTGGGGGGCTGGGAGCTGGAAACACCACGGCTG GCACGTTTGGTGGTTTTGGGACGACTACAacatctgctgctgcaccaGGGTCCTCTTTTAGCTTCGCTGCTCCCACCAACACCGCAG GAAGCCTGTTTGGTAACACGCAGAACAAAGGGTTTGGGTTCTCCTCTGGGCTTGGCACTGGGACTGCTACTGGAACAGGATTTGGAACTGGATTAGGAACAACTGGCCTGGGTGGGTTTGGAGGTTTTAATATCCAGCCAACTCAGCAGCAGCAAG GAGGCTTGTTTGGTCAGCAGGCCCAGCAACCAGGTCAGGCTCAGCCCACCCAGCTTTACCAGCAGGTCACTGCTCTGTCAGCTCCCACTTTGTTAGGAGATGAGCGGGACTCCATCTTAGCCAAATGGAACCAACTGCAGGCTTACTGGGGCACTGGAAAGGGCTTCTACAGCAACAACCACCCACCTGTTGACTTCACCCAGGAGAACCCATTCTGCAGGTTCAAG gcgGTGGGCTATAGCTGCGTCCCAGTGAGTAAGGATGAGGATGGTTTAGTGGTCTTGGTTCTCAACAAAAAGGAAGCTGATGTGCGagctcagcagcagcatctgGTGGAGTCCCTCCACAAGGTCCTGGGAAGCAACCAGACACTCGCTGTCAATGTAGACGGTGTCAAAGCCCTGCCCAGTGACCA AACAGAGGTGATCATTTACGTGGTGGAGCGTTCTCCTAATGGCACATCCAAGCGGATCCCTGCCACCACACTCTTCGGTTATCTGGAGCAGGCCAACATCAAGATCCAGCTCACGCAGATTGGCGTGGCCATGACAGTCACTCGCACAGAGCTGTCCCCAGCACAACTCAAACAGCTGCTGCAAAATGCACCTGCAG GAGTGGACCCCATCATTTGGGAGCAGGCTAAGGTGGACAACCCTGACCCTGAGAA ATTAATCCCAGTGCCCATGGTGGGTTTTAAGGAGCTGCTTCGGAGGCTGCAGATCCAGGAGCAGATGACCAAACAGCACCAGACCAGAGTGGAT ATTATCTCCAATGACATCAGTGAACTGCAGAAGAACCAGGCGACCACAGTGGCCAAGATTGCTCAGTACAAGAGGAAGCTGATGGATCTCTCTCACAGGGTGCTGCAG GTCCTGATCAAACAGGAGATTCAGAGAAAAAGTGGTTATGCTATCCAAGTGGATGAAGAGCACCTCAGGGTGCAGCTGGACACCATTCAGTCCGAACTCAATGCCCCCACACAGTTCAAG GGTCGGTTAAATGAGTTAATGTCCCAAATCCGGATGCAGAATCACTTTGGAGCTGTGAGATCAGAAGAGCGCTACAATGTTGATGCAGACCTTCTCAGAGAAATCAAACAA CACTTGAAACAGCAGCAGGATGGTTTAAGTCATTTGATCAGCGTCATAAAAGATGACTTGGAAGACATCAAACTCATAGAGCATGGGCTGAGTGACAGTGGACACATGAGAGGAGGCCTCCTGAGCTGA
- the nup54 gene encoding nucleoporin p54 isoform X5 translates to MAFSFGGATSNPAATLTAPGFGAATTTAAAPATGFSFGSTNTGTFGGFGTTTTSAAAPGSSFSFAAPTNTAGSLFGNTQNKGFGFSSGLGTGTATGTGFGTGLGTTGLGGFGGFNIQPTQQQQGGLFGQQAQQPGQAQPTQLYQQVTALSAPTLLGDERDSILAKWNQLQAYWGTGKGFYSNNHPPVDFTQENPFCRFKAVGYSCVPVSKDEDGLVVLVLNKKEADVRAQQQHLVESLHKVLGSNQTLAVNVDGVKALPSDQTEVIIYVVERSPNGTSKRIPATTLFGYLEQANIKIQLTQIGVAMTVTRTELSPAQLKQLLQNAPAGVDPIIWEQAKVDNPDPEKLIPVPMVGFKELLRRLQIQEQMTKQHQTRVDIISNDISELQKNQATTVAKIAQYKRKLMDLSHRVLQVLIKQEIQRKSGYAIQVDEEHLRVQLDTIQSELNAPTQFKGRLNELMSQIRMQNHFGAVRSEERYNVDADLLREIKQHLKQQQDGLSHLISVIKDDLEDIKLIEHGLSDSGHMRGGLLS, encoded by the exons ATGGCGTTCAGTTTCGGCGGCGCCACGAGTAACCCGGCGGCAA CTCTTACAGCCCCTGGTTTTGGGGCAgccaccaccactgctgctgcacCAGCCACAGGATTTAGTTTTGGCTCCACCAACACTG GCACGTTTGGTGGTTTTGGGACGACTACAacatctgctgctgcaccaGGGTCCTCTTTTAGCTTCGCTGCTCCCACCAACACCGCAG GAAGCCTGTTTGGTAACACGCAGAACAAAGGGTTTGGGTTCTCCTCTGGGCTTGGCACTGGGACTGCTACTGGAACAGGATTTGGAACTGGATTAGGAACAACTGGCCTGGGTGGGTTTGGAGGTTTTAATATCCAGCCAACTCAGCAGCAGCAAG GAGGCTTGTTTGGTCAGCAGGCCCAGCAACCAGGTCAGGCTCAGCCCACCCAGCTTTACCAGCAGGTCACTGCTCTGTCAGCTCCCACTTTGTTAGGAGATGAGCGGGACTCCATCTTAGCCAAATGGAACCAACTGCAGGCTTACTGGGGCACTGGAAAGGGCTTCTACAGCAACAACCACCCACCTGTTGACTTCACCCAGGAGAACCCATTCTGCAGGTTCAAG gcgGTGGGCTATAGCTGCGTCCCAGTGAGTAAGGATGAGGATGGTTTAGTGGTCTTGGTTCTCAACAAAAAGGAAGCTGATGTGCGagctcagcagcagcatctgGTGGAGTCCCTCCACAAGGTCCTGGGAAGCAACCAGACACTCGCTGTCAATGTAGACGGTGTCAAAGCCCTGCCCAGTGACCA AACAGAGGTGATCATTTACGTGGTGGAGCGTTCTCCTAATGGCACATCCAAGCGGATCCCTGCCACCACACTCTTCGGTTATCTGGAGCAGGCCAACATCAAGATCCAGCTCACGCAGATTGGCGTGGCCATGACAGTCACTCGCACAGAGCTGTCCCCAGCACAACTCAAACAGCTGCTGCAAAATGCACCTGCAG GAGTGGACCCCATCATTTGGGAGCAGGCTAAGGTGGACAACCCTGACCCTGAGAA ATTAATCCCAGTGCCCATGGTGGGTTTTAAGGAGCTGCTTCGGAGGCTGCAGATCCAGGAGCAGATGACCAAACAGCACCAGACCAGAGTGGAT ATTATCTCCAATGACATCAGTGAACTGCAGAAGAACCAGGCGACCACAGTGGCCAAGATTGCTCAGTACAAGAGGAAGCTGATGGATCTCTCTCACAGGGTGCTGCAG GTCCTGATCAAACAGGAGATTCAGAGAAAAAGTGGTTATGCTATCCAAGTGGATGAAGAGCACCTCAGGGTGCAGCTGGACACCATTCAGTCCGAACTCAATGCCCCCACACAGTTCAAG GGTCGGTTAAATGAGTTAATGTCCCAAATCCGGATGCAGAATCACTTTGGAGCTGTGAGATCAGAAGAGCGCTACAATGTTGATGCAGACCTTCTCAGAGAAATCAAACAA CACTTGAAACAGCAGCAGGATGGTTTAAGTCATTTGATCAGCGTCATAAAAGATGACTTGGAAGACATCAAACTCATAGAGCATGGGCTGAGTGACAGTGGACACATGAGAGGAGGCCTCCTGAGCTGA
- the nup54 gene encoding nucleoporin p54 isoform X2, with the protein MAFSFGGATSNPAANTSGFSFGSFGPKTTASTAFGFGTAATTTTASSGFGTLTAPGFGAATTTAAAPATGFSFGSTNTGTFGGFGTTTTSAAAPGSSFSFAAPTNTAGSLFGNTQNKGFGFSSGLGTGTATGTGFGTGLGTTGLGGFGGFNIQPTQQQQGGLFGQQAQQPGQAQPTQLYQQVTALSAPTLLGDERDSILAKWNQLQAYWGTGKGFYSNNHPPVDFTQENPFCRFKAVGYSCVPVSKDEDGLVVLVLNKKEADVRAQQQHLVESLHKVLGSNQTLAVNVDGVKALPSDQTEVIIYVVERSPNGTSKRIPATTLFGYLEQANIKIQLTQIGVAMTVTRTELSPAQLKQLLQNAPAGVDPIIWEQAKVDNPDPEKLIPVPMVGFKELLRRLQIQEQMTKQHQTRVDIISNDISELQKNQATTVAKIAQYKRKLMDLSHRVLQVLIKQEIQRKSGYAIQVDEEHLRVQLDTIQSELNAPTQFKGRLNELMSQIRMQNHFGAVRSEERYNVDADLLREIKQHLKQQQDGLSHLISVIKDDLEDIKLIEHGLSDSGHMRGGLLS; encoded by the exons ATGGCGTTCAGTTTCGGCGGCGCCACGAGTAACCCGGCGGCAA ACACGTCCGGGTTTTCATTCGGTTCATTTGGTCCCAAAACTACAGCATCAACAGCATTTGGCTTTGGCACCGcagccaccaccaccaccgcctCATCCGGATTCGGCA CTCTTACAGCCCCTGGTTTTGGGGCAgccaccaccactgctgctgcacCAGCCACAGGATTTAGTTTTGGCTCCACCAACACTG GCACGTTTGGTGGTTTTGGGACGACTACAacatctgctgctgcaccaGGGTCCTCTTTTAGCTTCGCTGCTCCCACCAACACCGCAG GAAGCCTGTTTGGTAACACGCAGAACAAAGGGTTTGGGTTCTCCTCTGGGCTTGGCACTGGGACTGCTACTGGAACAGGATTTGGAACTGGATTAGGAACAACTGGCCTGGGTGGGTTTGGAGGTTTTAATATCCAGCCAACTCAGCAGCAGCAAG GAGGCTTGTTTGGTCAGCAGGCCCAGCAACCAGGTCAGGCTCAGCCCACCCAGCTTTACCAGCAGGTCACTGCTCTGTCAGCTCCCACTTTGTTAGGAGATGAGCGGGACTCCATCTTAGCCAAATGGAACCAACTGCAGGCTTACTGGGGCACTGGAAAGGGCTTCTACAGCAACAACCACCCACCTGTTGACTTCACCCAGGAGAACCCATTCTGCAGGTTCAAG gcgGTGGGCTATAGCTGCGTCCCAGTGAGTAAGGATGAGGATGGTTTAGTGGTCTTGGTTCTCAACAAAAAGGAAGCTGATGTGCGagctcagcagcagcatctgGTGGAGTCCCTCCACAAGGTCCTGGGAAGCAACCAGACACTCGCTGTCAATGTAGACGGTGTCAAAGCCCTGCCCAGTGACCA AACAGAGGTGATCATTTACGTGGTGGAGCGTTCTCCTAATGGCACATCCAAGCGGATCCCTGCCACCACACTCTTCGGTTATCTGGAGCAGGCCAACATCAAGATCCAGCTCACGCAGATTGGCGTGGCCATGACAGTCACTCGCACAGAGCTGTCCCCAGCACAACTCAAACAGCTGCTGCAAAATGCACCTGCAG GAGTGGACCCCATCATTTGGGAGCAGGCTAAGGTGGACAACCCTGACCCTGAGAA ATTAATCCCAGTGCCCATGGTGGGTTTTAAGGAGCTGCTTCGGAGGCTGCAGATCCAGGAGCAGATGACCAAACAGCACCAGACCAGAGTGGAT ATTATCTCCAATGACATCAGTGAACTGCAGAAGAACCAGGCGACCACAGTGGCCAAGATTGCTCAGTACAAGAGGAAGCTGATGGATCTCTCTCACAGGGTGCTGCAG GTCCTGATCAAACAGGAGATTCAGAGAAAAAGTGGTTATGCTATCCAAGTGGATGAAGAGCACCTCAGGGTGCAGCTGGACACCATTCAGTCCGAACTCAATGCCCCCACACAGTTCAAG GGTCGGTTAAATGAGTTAATGTCCCAAATCCGGATGCAGAATCACTTTGGAGCTGTGAGATCAGAAGAGCGCTACAATGTTGATGCAGACCTTCTCAGAGAAATCAAACAA CACTTGAAACAGCAGCAGGATGGTTTAAGTCATTTGATCAGCGTCATAAAAGATGACTTGGAAGACATCAAACTCATAGAGCATGGGCTGAGTGACAGTGGACACATGAGAGGAGGCCTCCTGAGCTGA
- the LOC123981534 gene encoding serine/threonine-protein phosphatase with EF-hands 2-like: MMNECIGSGRGRLPQQSYEQAPFFQSSAMRAALLIQRWYRQYVARLEMRRRCTWNIFQSIEYAGEQDQIKLYNFFGFLMDHFTPASSERNLISHIFRKNEICRDAEWERYFCYKSIEVPDSYNGPHLTFPMTFCGVSKLVEAFKHKQQLHARYVLQLLGETWRLLRILPNISQVAACHTKEITICGDLHGHLEDLLLIFYKNGLPSSEKPYVFNGDYVDRGKNSLEILLILFGFLLVYPNDVHLNRGNHEDHIVNLRYGFTKEVLGKYRMHGKMILKLLQKIFSWLPLATVIDHKVLIVHGGISDTTNLDRIARVDRHKYVSALRPPKSTHHAVNGSKTPTMNNRNTELVESRRRVCSLTHHSSAPAHGHDIPRRSLHSVPMSSQLNWSVEEELKRRRRLAGFDQSYGELQKSDSDSDPESGETAETDEHEWKQIVDMLWSDPMPQNGCIPNEVRGGGCYWGPDVTEEVLGRHNLQLLIRSHECKQEGYEFCHNRRVLTIFSASNYYEVGSNRGAYIRMGPDLVPHFNQYQASRTCRELTLRQSVGWTERSALRALREQLFVHKSDLISAFQEFDANKTGMISLRHWASATERVLNLGLPWRVLRPQLVSSTQYGMVDYQQWIRELSITEPKLEISDNSILETMYKNHSNLETIFRIIDTDHSGLISFEEFRQTWKLLSSHLNTEISDEAIADLAQSIDFNKDGSIDINEFMEAFRLVDLSAHNMSLSQEL; encoded by the exons ATGATGAATGAATGCATTGGCAGTGGAAGAGGAAGGTTACCTCAGCAAAGTTATGAACAAGCGCCTTTTTTTCAATCTTCAGcaatgagagctgctctgctGATCCAGCGCTGGTACCGTCAGTATGTTGCCCGGCTGGAGATGAGACGCAGGTGCACGTGGAACATCTTCCAGTCTATTGAATACGCAGGAGAGCAAGACCAGATCAAG CTCTATAATTTCTTTGGTTTCTTGATGGACCACTTCACCCCAGCCAGCAGTGAAA GAAACCTAATATCTCACATCTTTCGTAAGAATGAAATCTGCCGTGACGCAGAATGGGAGAGATATTTTTGCTATAAGAGCATTGAGGTACCCGACAGCTACAATGGCCCCCATCTGACCTTCCCCATGACCTTCTGCGGGGTATCGAAGCTGGTGGAGGCCTTCAAGCACAAACAA CAGCTACATGCTCGATATGTTCTGCAGCTTCTTGGAGAGACTTGGAGACTTTTAAGAATTCTTCCAAATATCAGTCAAGTCGCCGCCTGCCATACGAAGGAGATTACTATATGCG GAGATTTACATGGACACCTTGAAGATCTGCTGTTGATATTCTATAAG AATGGTTTGCCGTCCTCTGAGAAACCGTATGTATTCAATGGAGACTATGTGGATCGTGGCAAAAACTCCTTAGAGATTCTGCTCATCCTGTTTGGGTTCCTGCTGGTCTATCCCAATGATGTCCATCTGAACAGAGGGAACCATGAGGACCACATCGTTAACCTGAG ATATGGTTTCACTAAAGAAGTTTTGGGAAAATACAGG ATGCATGGCAAGATGATCCTAAAGCTTCTCCAGAAGATTTTCAGCTGGCTGCCTCTGGCCACAGTGATTGATCACAAGGTGCTGATTGTGCATGGTGGGATCTCTGACACGACAAACCTTGACAGGATAGCCAGGGTGGACAGACACAAA TACGTGTCAGCTCTCAGGCCTCCTAAATCGACCCATCATGCAGTCAATGGCAGTAAGACTCCGACAATGAACAACAGGAACACAGAACTGGTGGAAAGCCGGCGTCGAGTGTGTTCTCTGACTCACCACAGCTCAGCCCCGGCTCACGGGCATGACATCCCACGCCGCTCACTCCACAGCGTGCCCATGAGCAGTCAACTCAACTGGtcagtggaggaggagctgaaaaGGAGGCGCAGACTGGCTGGGTTTGACCAGTCCTACGGGGAACTGCAAAAGTCTGACTCTGACTCAGACCCGGAGTCAGGagaaacagcagagacagatgagCATGAGTGGAAACAA ATAGTAGACATGTTGTGGAGTGATCCAATGCCCCAAAATGGCTGCATTCCCAATGAGGTGCGAGGCGGAGGCTGCTACTGGGGGCCAGATGTCACCGAGGAAGTGCTGGGAAGACACAACCTCCAGCTCCTCATCCGCTCCCATGAGTGCAAACAGGAAGGCTATGAGTTCTGCCACAACCGCAGG GTGCTGACTATATTTTCAGCATCTAACTACTACGAGGTAGGCAGCAACAGAGGAGCCTACATCCGAATGGGCCCTGATCTGGTCCCCCACTTCAATCAATATCAGGCAAGCAGGACATGCAGAGAGCTCACCCTGAGACAAAG TGTCGGGTGGACAGAGAGATCAGCTCTACGAGCTCTGAGGGAACAACTGTTTGTGCACAAGTCAGATCTCATCAGTGCCTTCCAGGAGTTTGACGCTAACAAAACAG GGATGATCTCTCTAAGGCACTGGGCCAGCGCCACAGAGAGAGTTCTGAATCTTGGTCTGCCCTGGAGGGTGCTGCGTCCTCAGCTGGTCAGCAGCACCCAGTATGGCATGGTAGACTACCAGCAGTGGATAAGGGagctctccatcacagagcccAAACTAGAG ATCTCAGATAACAGTATCCTGGAGACTATGTACAAAAATCACTCCAACCTGGAAACAATCTTCAGAATCATAGACACAGATCACTCAG GTTTGATCTCTTTCGAGGAGTTTCGTCAGACCTGGAAACTCCTGAGCTCCCATCTTAACACAGAGATCAGTGACGAGGCCATTGCAGACCTGGCCCAGAGCATTGACTTCAACAAAGACGGGAGCATCGACATCAATGAGTTCATGGAGGCTTTCCGGCTGGTGGACCTCTCTGCACATAACATGAGCCTGAGCCAGGAGCTGTAG